The genomic interval GCGCGGCGGCTATCCAGCTCGAAGACCAGCGGCTTCCGAAACGCTGCGGGCACCTTTCCGGCAAGAGCCTGGTGTCGATCGAAGAAATGTGCGCCAAGCTTCGGGCGGCCGCTTCCGCGCGGCGCGACCCCGACCTGGTGATCGTCGCCCGCACCGATGCCCGTGGCGTCGAAGATTTCTCGTCGGCGCTGGTCCGCGCGCGGCGCTATCTCGAAGCGGGCGCCGACTGGATTTTTCCGGAAGCGTTGGCCGACGAAGAAGAGTTCACGACTTTCGCTCGCGAGATCGACGCTCCGCTGGTGGCGAACATGACGGAGTTCGGCAAAAGCCCATTATTCACCCTCGATCAACTGGCCGAAATGGGATACTCGGCCGTGCTTTATCCGGTGACGCTGATGCGCGTGGCGATGAAGGCGGTGGAGGCCGCGTTGGCGATGCTCGCCTCCGAGGGTACGCAGCGCGACCTGCTCGATCTGATGCAGACGCGTCAAGACCTTTACGACCTGCTGCGCTACCACGACTACGAAGCCCGCGACCGGGCCTTCTTCGGCAACGCGCCGCCGCCGTAGGGCGTGTACAAGGCCGTAGGGTGGGACCAGCGAGCTTTCCGTTAGCACGGCGTTAAATCTTGGTAAGCCGTTTGACAGGCGGCGAA from Pirellulales bacterium carries:
- the prpB gene encoding methylisocitrate lyase, which encodes MAIPSPGSKLREAVADATLPVPGAFNPLVARMIEDMGFEAAYLSGAAFSAGELALPDIGLFTLSELAEQARRTTRNLGIPLIVDADTGFGEAINVERTVIELEAAGAAAIQLEDQRLPKRCGHLSGKSLVSIEEMCAKLRAAASARRDPDLVIVARTDARGVEDFSSALVRARRYLEAGADWIFPEALADEEEFTTFAREIDAPLVANMTEFGKSPLFTLDQLAEMGYSAVLYPVTLMRVAMKAVEAALAMLASEGTQRDLLDLMQTRQDLYDLLRYHDYEARDRAFFGNAPPP